TAAGAAGGACCTTGAAGGGAATGActtgggaattaaaaaaaaaccaaatggTTTCCAAGTCCCCCATCATGTTTTTTTATGGTGCCTAAGCAAGGATGTTGAAGGGAAAAGTCTTGAAATCGTACCAATTGGTCAATGATAACGTGCCAATAGGTGGGGTGCCAAAAGGCATGATACTTGTGTGTGGCAAGGTAGGTGCTGATAGGTAAAATCCCGaaaagggggggggggggggggggtggggGTGTCAAAGGGCATAATCCTTGTGTGTCGCAAGGCGATTGCCAAATGGCAAGATGCTTGTGTGTCACAAGGTAGGTACCAAAGGGAATGATACTTGTGTGTCACAAGTTAGGTTTCGAAGGGAAATTATGCAAATGTGCCGAAGGGCAATGGTGCAAGTAAATAGTAGTTAGTAGAGTTGAGAACAAGTCTTCTTTTAGTATGTAACCAATccttaacataaaatacttattggagAATCTCCCCAGATATACAAGGCAAAAAGTCGTTTTTGGTCCATGTAGTTTGCTACTTTTACCACTTTGGTCTCTATCGTTtcaatttaatcaattttgtctATGTAGTTTTCAATTTAAGCAATTAAAGGacaaattctattttttttcaaaataaagtaATTGCCATTATTTGTTAATGGGCATTTCGGTCCAAACAAAagctagaaaaaaaaaaaaaggaaagataaaaaatttattgaaagttaaacttaaaaatcaaaagaaaaacaaaaacaaaaacatctCTCCATCTAGGGATGTCAATGGATCGGATAGGGGCCGGggatgacaataccatccccattCCCGCCATCGTCCCCGAACCCATCCCCGTTTAATAGTTTCGGGGAATTCtcatccccgtccccgtcgggggactatccccgaatccccgatttcctttgcataaaaaatatttatcatacattttaacattaagtttcatattaaattatcattcaatacacccaaattaactataaagttcaactcaatcattcaaaatcacatcaatatgaaattccaaagaagattaggaagaattaggagagggagGTTAACTTaaggttaaacataaatattataattatatatttatttaaatataaacatatataatttcgGGTCGGGTTCAgggatggggacgccaataccatcccctccatATACCTGTCGggaatttttcaagttcggggatccACATACCCGATACCAGTTTGGCCCCAAAATTTCCCTTCGTTAGGGTCGGTGACCCGCCTCCGTGgagatttttgccatccctccATCGCTCTCCTCCTAGCTCTCCCCCCTAGCTCGACTTAGCCAACCAAACAAGCACCCTCGCCGCCCCCTCAAGCAGACACCCCATCTTTTAGCCCAGCCCCACTTCTTCACGCAGCCAACATCTCCCCCACTATTACAAGTAGTTGTTATAGCTAGTCACTTCATCCaaatcttctttctttatagGCTTATTATTCCAAGCATCCCCTACTTCGTCCATTAGCAAAGCATTTCAAATTATCAAGTTTTTCAATGTCATAGACAAGGATGAAAATATCGGCCGACATATCCCTTTTTTTAGGTGTCGATACAGATACAAGGGGGTAAGCCTTTTTTTAggtgtatatatacatgtacATTTCATCATATGCATCTTATACTTcgtatattttgaattttattagtTCAATACATTCGTTGATAATGTGCTTAATATCTATGAAAGTTGCAACTTAAGTAACTTTTCAGAGAGAGACGGGACAGCCAGAGGCGGATCCACAGAGGAGCAAGGGTGGTCAATTGACCTCTGCACCCTCTGAAATCCTCCATTAGAGCAGCTGAAGTTGACCCTCGCAAAGTGTTCGACGAAATGCCCCAAAGGGGCAAGCTGTGTTTGTGCGCAGATGGAGGAGAAGACGCTTGTTCGCTCGATGTCAAAATGACGTCGTTCCACTaaagcttttttttatttaatttttataaccTATACCAAAACGTGCgcgccttttttttttttttttaaaaaaaaaaaaatttaaaacctaaccaaaatgacgtcgttttggcacaggtttaaaaaataataataaaaattgccCAGCAACGTGATCTGTTATGTTTTGCCTGATAATTCCCCCATCCCCAAATGTTAAAACTCATTTCTTCTTACCTCTAAACCTCTCAACCCTAAATCCCCAACTCAACATTCACTTCCTTCCCCCACAAATACGGCGGCTACTCTAGCAAAGTGGCGGCGCGACAGCAAAGTGGCGCAGCAGCAAATTGCATAagtgatttcaattttcaaaggTGGATTTGTCCCTCAAATTTGAAGgtattttattctaatttctttatgctttaattaattagtaaagaTTGTTatatgtttgtgtttttcttgattAGTTGTTATTGTTTGTTGTggagattttattttgtttgttagtttgaataaattaagtttgttattcttttattttagtttgaataaattagggattttggttttagttggttagtttgaataaattagttttatttttatgttagattATATCTTGGctagtttgaataaattaggagttttggttttggtgagttagtttgaataaattaggattttacttttatGTTAGATTATATCTCTTGGTTAGCATGATTAAATTaagggttttggttttggttagttagtttaaataaattagtaattattattattattttttaatgttgaTGCTTGAATGATTATTTCTACCAATTCAGTTATGGAACGCTACTTTAAGAGAAGGTTTGCATTAACTACTTCTAGTTCGGATAATGTGGGTAGTTCGAGTTCGGGAGATGTGGGTATTTCAAGAGATGTGGATAGTTCGAAAGAAAGTGAGTTGCAAGATATCTTGGCTAATCTTATTGCAGACCCTGGACTTCGACCTCAAATGTTGGATTATGATCCTAACATTCAAAACGAAGTTCAAATAGCATATCTACAAAAGGGTCCATGTCAGCCTAAGGATCGCACATTTTCACAAACTGATCTTTCAGGGTATGATCGACGCTTTAATGTCAAGTGGTTTGATGAGTTTGACTGGTTGGAGTACAGTATTAGTAAAGATGCTGCATTTTGCCTTTATTGTTATCTCTTCAAATCCAATTTCAGAATTGGTCAAGGGTGTAGCGACGCCTTCACAGAGATGGGTTTTAggaattggaagaagaaagataaaattagGCAACATGTTGGACCTGTTGGAAGTGTTCATAATCAATCTAGACAGTATTGTGTGGATCTTATGAATCAAAAGCAACACATCCGAACAGTTTTGATAAAGCAATCAGAGCAAGCTCGTATTGATTATCGTATTTACTTGACAGCTTCTCTTGATTGTGTGAGATTTTTGTTGAGGCAAGGTCTTCCTTTTCGTGGGCATAATGAGAGTGACACTTCAAGCAACAAGGGGAATTATTTGGAGCTCTTACAATTTCTTACTGATCGTGATGAGTATGTGAAAGCCGTTGTGTTAGAAAATGCTCCTAGGAATCTCAAGTTAATAGCTCCAACAATTCAAAAAGATCTTGTGAATGCTTGTGCCACTAAAACTATTAAGAAAATCATTAAGGATATGGATGGtgcattcttttctttattagtTGATGGATCACGTGATGTGtcaataaaagaacaaatggCGGTGGTGTTTCATTATGTGGACAAAAATGGGGATGTAACTGAGAGGTTTGTGGGCATTCAACATGTTAGTGATACTACATCAACCTCACTCAAGGAGGCTATTGACAGATTGTTTTCAAGAGAGGAATTGAGCATTTTCATGCTAAGAGGACAAGGATATGATGGAGCTAGTAATATGAAAGGTGAGTTCAATGGTCTTAAAACacagattttgagagaaaatccTTTTGCCTATTATATTCATTGTTTTACACATCAACTTCAATTAGCTCTTGTAGTCACGGCGAATAGAAATGCTGATATTGCCATTTTCTTCACATCTTGCAATAGCTTGGTTAATATTGTTGGAGCATCGTGTAAGCGTCGTGATATGCTTAGAGATCAACTCCAAAAGGATATTACGGAAGCTCTTGAGAAGATACTTTTCCAACAGGGTGAGgcttaaaacaaaaaacttgtCTCAAGCGTCCCGGTGATACACATTGGAACTCACATTATGGTACATGACTTAGTATCATCTCCATGTTTAAATTTGTGGTGAGAGTGCTTAAATTGATTATTGAGGATGTCTCGACTAATAATCTAGATGAAGTAAATAGGTCATTGAGAGAAATAcaatcttttgagtttgtatTTCACTTATTTTTCATGAGATCTATATTGGGAGCCACAATTACTTGTCACAAGCATTACAAAGGAAAGATCAAGACATTGGAAATGTAATGACTTTAGTCAAAGTTTGCAAGGACCAACTACAACACATGAGAGAGAATGCATTTGAAGCCTTGCTTGATTAAGTATCTTCCTTTTGTGTCAAACATGATATCTTGGTTCCAAACATGGATGATGCATATGTAGCTCAATGGAGATCACATCaaagagctcctaaaataacaCACCTCTCCATCATTATCGTGTGGACATCTTTATTCAAATTATTGAGTGGCAACTTGCGGAATTAAATCATCGTTTCACTGAGGTAAATTCTGAGTTActtctttgtttgacatgttTCAGTGAGGTAAAATAATGTGCACGGTTCTGTTTTCATTTAAAAGCTTCTTTGACAGAAAACATCTGTCACTTCAGGCCTTTCCATGAGTTCGCAGAAGGCAGTTGACTTAAGGGATTATGTTTGCATTACACATTTGGTATTAGATTAGGTGTTTGTTTCATTACTTCATTTACTAATCTGAAGTTCAAGTTGGTGCAATGGCTCATGACACAATCGATAGTGAATTCATATCAAGTTATGCCTCTCATAACTTATCTTCGTCTTTTGAGTTGTActttctgaagaaaaaaaaattttaagcAATGCATTTTGCATAAACATTGCTGAGGGTGAACACGGCAAGCAGTCTTGCCCAGTCTGATGGTTTCTTTGATTGCCATGATAttgttttaggttttttttcctcttcatgGCAAAAGCTcttatattgtttttctttatgattttgtttgttaatAAATCTGTTTGTGTGCTTGCAGTTTCTGATCATCCGCTGAGTGCTGTGGTTTGCCTGAAAAGGATAAGTACAGCATTGGCCAGGAAGTGGAATATTTTGTAAATCAACTAGGATGGTGTCTGCAGAACAAGAAACAATTTTCGTATTGTGAATCGAATTTTGCATCTTTCTGCGTAGATTTTGTTTACTTTATGTTGTATACACATACGTAGTACGAACGCATAACCACACATTCAcctcaaaaaaaaatgcaatgtGTTAAAATTTCTAACTTAAGGTCCTCTCATAAACAAGTTTTCTTGTATCATGCATACCATCCATGTGGCTTCTTTCCTTTTAATAATTGTTTCAAGGAAAGAAAACGCTACGAAAATTCTGGGTGCCTTCATGTTAATTGCCGGTATGTTCCCTCAGTCGGGATGTCCCAAATACCGAGTTTTGATGTGAAATTAATTAGTGAATAAGAAAAGAGTGCCAAAATGTAAAAATAAACTGATTATCAAACGAGTCTGTAATTTATGTACCTTGTATGAGAAATACATCGAATTCTGTTTCTATAAACCCTAAACTTCATTGAACTGATGAATTTATTCTTGAATTCCTCTTTGGTTGCCAATGGTTTGGTTTCAATCCGCACCTCTAAAGATAATGAATGAAGAGGATCAATGGCGGTGAGCAAATACACTATACATTacgcaaaaataatataaaagaaGAGTAGCGGGCCCCACCATCCTACATGTGAGTCAGCGATTTGTCGGCtcataaaagttttttttctttcaacagCAGCGACCAATTTCTACGCAGCACGTGCTAagatttgtatttgtatatgGGCAGGCAACAATCACGAGGAGCCCTCCCGTatgtttgaaattgaataatattattactgaaaacaaaaaacatgtTTGAACGGtcgaaaattcaaaattttaaacctAGCGGGCCACttttgggttttaaatttCCTATCATGCATCCTATGAATTGAAAAACAGCGTGccataaacaattaaaatggaggaaaaggaaaataccCAAAGGGGAAAAAGATCTAGTCATATTTGGTAAgaatcattattattattattttttttaagtacaaGCGATTAGAGAAGTGAGATTTTCACAAGCAAATATTCATTGAGTTGGGTGTCTGGAGGTTTCGAATCTTTGCCTAAATAAATGAAGGTTGAAGAATTCAACCAACTGAGTTATACTCATTCTGtctttttctaaatttattAAGAAcaagaaattattttataaaattgaatacgaaaaaaaaactctttcGATAACAAAAACTATACATTCTATGCACTTGAGACAATTATTATGGAGAAGTTAAGagaaataggaaaataatCGGTAGTTACTATTTTTTCTCAAACTCTATTAAACTTTCTTTATTTAGCGTAATTTAAATAAGGGAATAATGCAACAAAGATTATTCTCCTAAATAATAGATTAAatagattattttgtttattcgGCGCATTtccaataaaagaaaagaaaagaaaaaacaaatatttttgttcaaatttaaacagaaaactaaaaactgaaaggAAAAACGTTAAAAAAagcttttgaattttgaaatgacCCCCAAACCCTGAGCACAAGCGCGCCTCCCCACAAAGACACcctcgtctctctctctctctctctctctctctctctctctctctgtgttgagtctgtatatataattgttggtTGTTAGGGAGAGAGTGAGCCAGGGAGCCGAAGCCTCTCTCAGATCCCTTCTTCTTTATTCCACATTCAAATTTTGATCTGTAAgctccctctttctctcttttttatccTTGTGTGCTTCATTTGTTTCACAGATTTGCTTCTGCTTCTAACATTGCTACTGATATTAATTggtattttgttatatctctCCTGAAGGAGCACACTCTACAGCTGATGTTTGAATTGggtttcattttcttaatcACTTAGGAACCTAACTGGGAATTTCTCATTTGGGTTCATCCCAAATTGCTCTAAATCTTCATCTTCTATCTGGGTTTTATAAATTTCTAACAAAAGCTTAATCCAATCTGCACAAGTCATGTAAATTCCGCATTTCCCATATGGATTGTTCCTAATTTCTTTAGCTTCCTTCGTTTCAGTTACAAGTCTTACGAACTGCATTTTCAATAATTTTGTTTCCTTGAATTATGATTTTCTGTTTATAGAATGATTATCTTAGTAtttctgggtttcttttgcatctcagaaattaaagaaacatattttattttagtgttCCCGGGACAAGGAACATTATTAAATGCTGAGCACAAGTCACTAATCTCAAGAGTCGAGTGCTTTAAAGAGCATAGATTTCCTTTACATCGCCAGTGCCTGGTCATAATAACTAAATATTATTGACCAATCTTATTTCTTTCTGAAACTGTACTAATTCTGTAGTATTAATTAGTTTTGTCAAGTTTTTAACTTAAGGTTGTAAGTATCTTGGTAATGACTGCTAAATGTTTGATTGCTGTCCTCACAGAATGGACTCTCTCCCTGATGCTATTGTTCAATACATATTGTCGCATATGAATAATGCCCGAGACGTTGCAATTTGTAATTGTGTATCCAAACGATGGAAGGACTCAATCCCTTATATAAG
The window above is part of the Prunus dulcis chromosome 1, ALMONDv2, whole genome shotgun sequence genome. Proteins encoded here:
- the LOC117620306 gene encoding zinc finger MYM-type protein 1-like — protein: MERYFKRRFALTTSSSDNVGSSSSGDVGISRDVDSSKESELQDILANLIADPGLRPQMLDYDPNIQNEVQIAYLQKGPCQPKDRTFSQTDLSGYDRRFNVKWFDEFDWLEYSISKDAAFCLYCYLFKSNFRIGQGCSDAFTEMGFRNWKKKDKIRQHVGPVGSVHNQSRQYCVDLMNQKQHIRTVLIKQSEQARIDYRIYLTASLDCVRFLLRQGLPFRGHNESDTSSNKGNYLELLQFLTDRDEYVKAVVLENAPRNLKLIAPTIQKDLVNACATKTIKKIIKDMDGAFFSLLVDGSRDVSIKEQMAVVFHYVDKNGDVTERFVGIQHVSDTTSTSLKEAIDRLFSREELSIFMLRGQGYDGASNMKGEFNGLKTQILRENPFAYYIHCFTHQLQLALVVTANRNADIAIFFTSCNSLVNIVGASCKRRDMLRDQLQKDITEALEKILFQQGEA